Proteins co-encoded in one Corynebacterium tuberculostearicum genomic window:
- a CDS encoding NADP-dependent isocitrate dehydrogenase, with the protein MAKITWTRTDEAPLLATYSLKPIVEAFASTAGIDVETRDISLAARIAAQFPERLTEEQKVEDALAELGKMAKTPEANIIKLPNISASLVQLKKAIAELQAAGYDLPDYPDNPSTEEEKDIAARYDSVKGSAVNPVLREGNSDRRAPEAVKNFVKKHPHRMGEWSKDSKTNVATMADNDFRHNEKSVILDNEDTLSIVLKTADGEQTLLPELPVLKGEVIDGTFMSAKALDEFLIAQVKRAKEEGVLFSTHLKATMMKVSDPILFGHVVRAFFADVYDKYGEELLAAGLNGENGLGAIYEGLKNLDKGEEIKAAFDAALSDGPDLAMVNSHKGITNLHVPSDVIIDASMPAMIRTSGHMWNKNDEEQDTLAVIPDSSYAGVYQAVIEDCKENGAFDPTTMGTVPNVGLMAQKAEEYGSHNKTFKIPAAGTVEVRNSKGEVLISHDVEEGDIWRACQTKDAPIQDWVKLAVNRARLSGMKTIFWLDPERGHDRNIKSLVEKYLKDHDTEGLDISIEDPVTATKTSIERIRRGEDTISVTGNVLRDYNTDLFPILELGTSAKMLSVVPLMAGGGLFETGAGGSAPKHVQQVEEENHLRWDSLGEFLALAESFRHEKQTNGNEKAGVLAATLDKATERLLNEGKSPSRKAGEIDNRGSHFFLATFWAEELANQSDDADLAAAFKDVASQLSSQADEIAQALVDAQGSPADLGGYYWPNDEKTSAVMRPVAQFNEIIDGLKK; encoded by the coding sequence ATGGCAAAGATTACGTGGACCCGTACCGATGAGGCGCCGCTGCTGGCGACCTACTCCCTCAAGCCCATCGTGGAGGCCTTCGCTTCCACCGCGGGCATCGACGTGGAAACCCGCGATATCTCGCTGGCCGCCCGCATCGCCGCGCAGTTCCCGGAGCGCCTGACCGAGGAGCAGAAGGTCGAAGACGCCCTAGCGGAGCTGGGCAAGATGGCCAAGACCCCGGAAGCAAATATCATCAAGCTGCCGAATATTTCCGCTTCCCTGGTGCAGCTGAAAAAGGCCATCGCCGAGCTGCAGGCTGCCGGCTACGACCTGCCTGATTACCCGGATAATCCTTCCACCGAGGAAGAAAAGGACATCGCCGCCCGCTACGATTCCGTTAAGGGTTCCGCTGTTAACCCTGTGCTGCGTGAGGGCAACTCCGACCGCCGCGCACCGGAGGCCGTGAAGAACTTTGTGAAGAAGCACCCGCACCGTATGGGCGAGTGGTCCAAGGACTCCAAGACCAACGTTGCCACCATGGCGGACAACGACTTCCGCCACAATGAGAAGTCCGTCATTCTGGACAACGAGGACACCCTGTCCATCGTCCTCAAGACCGCCGATGGCGAGCAGACCCTGCTGCCGGAGCTTCCGGTTCTCAAGGGTGAGGTCATCGATGGCACCTTTATGTCCGCCAAGGCCCTGGATGAGTTCCTCATCGCACAGGTCAAGCGCGCCAAGGAAGAGGGCGTGCTCTTTTCCACCCACCTGAAGGCCACCATGATGAAGGTCTCTGACCCCATCCTCTTTGGCCACGTCGTCCGTGCCTTCTTCGCCGATGTTTATGACAAGTACGGCGAGGAGCTGCTGGCTGCCGGCCTCAACGGCGAGAACGGCTTGGGCGCTATCTACGAGGGCCTAAAGAACCTGGATAAGGGCGAGGAAATCAAGGCTGCTTTCGATGCTGCGCTTTCCGACGGCCCCGACCTCGCCATGGTCAACTCCCACAAGGGCATCACCAACCTGCACGTGCCTTCCGACGTCATTATTGACGCCTCCATGCCTGCCATGATCCGTACCTCCGGCCACATGTGGAATAAGAACGATGAGGAGCAGGACACCCTCGCCGTTATCCCGGATTCCTCCTACGCCGGCGTCTACCAGGCCGTTATCGAGGACTGCAAGGAAAACGGCGCCTTCGACCCGACCACCATGGGTACCGTGCCGAACGTCGGCCTCATGGCGCAGAAGGCCGAGGAGTACGGCTCCCACAATAAGACCTTCAAAATCCCGGCCGCGGGCACCGTTGAGGTCCGCAACTCCAAGGGCGAGGTCCTCATCTCCCACGACGTGGAAGAAGGCGATATCTGGCGCGCCTGCCAGACCAAGGACGCCCCGATTCAGGACTGGGTCAAGCTCGCCGTCAACCGCGCTCGCCTGTCCGGCATGAAGACCATCTTCTGGCTCGACCCGGAGCGCGGCCACGACCGCAATATCAAGTCCCTGGTGGAGAAGTACCTTAAGGACCACGACACCGAGGGCCTGGATATCTCCATCGAGGATCCGGTCACCGCTACCAAGACCTCCATCGAGCGCATCCGCCGCGGCGAAGACACCATCTCCGTTACCGGCAACGTGCTGCGTGACTACAACACGGACCTCTTCCCCATCCTCGAGCTGGGTACCTCCGCCAAGATGCTGTCTGTGGTTCCACTCATGGCTGGCGGCGGCCTCTTCGAGACCGGTGCGGGCGGCTCCGCCCCGAAGCACGTCCAGCAGGTAGAAGAAGAAAACCACCTGCGCTGGGATTCCCTCGGTGAGTTCTTGGCCCTGGCTGAGTCCTTCCGCCACGAGAAGCAGACCAACGGCAACGAGAAGGCCGGCGTTCTGGCCGCCACCTTGGATAAGGCCACCGAGCGCCTGCTCAATGAGGGCAAGTCCCCGTCCCGCAAGGCTGGTGAAATCGATAACCGCGGTTCCCACTTCTTCCTGGCTACCTTCTGGGCCGAGGAGCTGGCTAACCAGAGCGATGATGCCGATCTCGCCGCTGCGTTCAAGGACGTGGCTTCCCAGCTGTCCTCCCAGGCAGACGAGATTGCCCAGGCGCTTGTCGACGCCCAGGGCAGCCCAGCCGACCTCGGCGGCTACTACTGGCCGAATGACGAGAAGACCTCTGCTGTCATGCGCCCAGTTGCTCAGTTCAACGAGATCATCGACGGCCTGAAGAAGTAA
- the pdxT gene encoding pyridoxal 5'-phosphate synthase glutaminase subunit PdxT has protein sequence MVKTIGVLALQGGVEEHLRILDGLGVATRRVRVPRDLEGLDGLVIPGGESSVIDKLARSFGLAHPLRDAAAAGLPVLATCAGLIYCARELDNPAPGQQTLGLVDVTVRRNAFGNQRFSEERTVPVAMGEDTLDIEASFIRAPIVTRVGDGVENIATVPGENGDAVVGVRQGRVTALSFHPEENGDARVHAAWLDSF, from the coding sequence ATGGTAAAAACGATCGGTGTCCTGGCGCTGCAGGGCGGCGTCGAGGAGCACCTGCGCATTCTCGATGGGCTCGGTGTGGCTACGCGCCGGGTGCGGGTGCCGCGGGACCTAGAAGGACTCGACGGGCTGGTGATTCCGGGCGGCGAGTCGAGTGTCATCGACAAGCTGGCGCGCAGCTTCGGGCTGGCCCACCCGTTGCGCGACGCCGCAGCTGCAGGCCTGCCGGTGCTCGCGACCTGCGCGGGACTCATCTACTGCGCCCGCGAGCTCGATAACCCCGCGCCGGGGCAACAAACCCTAGGGCTAGTGGACGTGACCGTGCGCCGCAATGCCTTTGGCAACCAGCGCTTTTCCGAGGAACGTACCGTGCCCGTCGCGATGGGGGAGGACACGCTCGACATTGAGGCGAGCTTTATCCGTGCGCCCATCGTGACCCGCGTTGGCGACGGCGTCGAGAACATCGCGACGGTGCCGGGCGAGAACGGCGACGCGGTGGTCGGCGTGCGCCAAGGCCGAGTGACGGCGCTGAGCTTTCACCCAGAAGAAAACGGCGACGCCCGCGTGCACGCCGCCTGGCTCGACAGCTTCTAA
- the pdxS gene encoding pyridoxal 5'-phosphate synthase lyase subunit PdxS has translation MTEQVNAQGRATTRVKRGLADMLKGGVIMDVVTPEQARIAEDAGASAVMALERVPADIRAQGGVARMSDPELIEGIVEAVDIPVMAKARIGHFVEAQILGELGVDFIDESEVLSPADYVNHINKWDFDVPFVCGATNLGEALRRITEGAAMIRSKGEAGTGDVSEAVKHLRTIKAEIARLRHLDRDELYVAAKELQAPYDLVAEVAETGKLPVVLFVAGGVATPADAALVRQMGAEGVFVGSGIFKSGNPAARAEAIVKAATLYDDPAELAKLSRGLGEAMVGINVNDVPAPHRLAERGW, from the coding sequence ATGACTGAACAGGTAAATGCACAAGGACGCGCTACCACGCGCGTGAAGCGAGGACTAGCCGATATGTTGAAGGGCGGCGTCATCATGGACGTCGTCACGCCGGAGCAGGCGCGTATTGCGGAGGACGCGGGCGCATCGGCCGTGATGGCGCTGGAGCGCGTGCCGGCCGATATCCGCGCGCAAGGCGGCGTGGCCCGCATGTCGGACCCGGAGCTTATCGAGGGCATCGTCGAGGCCGTCGACATCCCCGTCATGGCCAAGGCCCGTATCGGCCACTTTGTAGAGGCGCAGATTTTAGGCGAGCTGGGCGTAGACTTCATCGACGAGTCCGAGGTGCTCAGCCCGGCCGATTACGTCAACCACATCAATAAGTGGGACTTCGACGTGCCGTTCGTGTGCGGCGCCACCAACCTGGGTGAGGCGCTGCGCCGCATCACCGAGGGAGCGGCCATGATTCGCTCCAAGGGCGAGGCCGGCACCGGCGATGTCTCCGAGGCAGTGAAGCACTTGCGCACGATTAAGGCCGAGATTGCGCGCCTGCGCCACCTGGACCGAGACGAGCTTTATGTTGCGGCCAAGGAGCTGCAGGCACCGTATGACCTGGTCGCCGAGGTTGCGGAGACCGGCAAGCTCCCGGTTGTGCTCTTTGTTGCCGGTGGCGTGGCCACGCCTGCCGACGCCGCCCTTGTCCGCCAGATGGGCGCCGAAGGCGTCTTTGTTGGCTCCGGTATCTTCAAGTCCGGCAACCCGGCGGCGCGTGCGGAAGCCATCGTGAAGGCCGCCACGCTTTACGACGACCCCGCCGAACTAGCCAAGCTTTCCCGCGGCCTAGGCGAGGCCATGGTAGGCATCAACGTCAACGACGTGCCCGCACCGCACCGCCTGGCCGAGCGCGGATGGTAA
- a CDS encoding PLP-dependent aminotransferase family protein yields MPLRLDPSDTRPLPVQIAAALRAQVAAGVLLPGERVPSTRNLASQLSVSRGSVVTAYDQLTAEGYLTAEVGSGTVINPRLPHARAPRPEPAPTPAAEPELVSLTPGLPDTAGILTPEWRAAWRAAAVDPSGDLPHEVAAHLRHMRGLTVDPAYILITAGARDGLSVLLRALGRRLRVGVESPGYPSLRRVPHALGHTLVEIPTGPEGVTVPTADLDALIVTPSHQYPYGGSLPAARRAELVEWARAHDAFLIEDDFDSELRYVGQPLPALAALAPEHTVLLGTFSSVISPSIACGYLVVPPRLRPAVDRVREVFGQPVGAIPQAALAHYLASGALRRHTGRMRRTYKRRRNLVAETLGAIDGAQLLPIHGGLHAVLLCDPAVVPRAAARGIKLTPLRDYWGGADAEDGVVLGFGHLSDTELRTSLSAVAAALRE; encoded by the coding sequence GTGCCCCTTCGCCTCGATCCCTCTGATACGCGGCCGCTACCCGTGCAAATCGCCGCGGCCCTGCGCGCCCAGGTCGCCGCCGGAGTCCTCCTGCCCGGCGAGCGCGTTCCCTCGACCCGCAACTTGGCTTCGCAGCTCAGCGTTTCCCGAGGCAGCGTGGTCACCGCCTACGACCAACTCACAGCCGAGGGCTACCTCACCGCAGAGGTCGGGTCGGGCACCGTCATCAACCCGCGCCTCCCCCACGCACGTGCCCCCCGGCCGGAGCCAGCCCCCACACCGGCCGCCGAGCCCGAACTAGTGTCACTGACCCCCGGCCTGCCCGACACCGCCGGCATCCTCACCCCTGAATGGAGGGCCGCGTGGCGCGCCGCGGCTGTCGACCCCTCCGGCGATCTGCCCCACGAGGTCGCAGCACACCTGCGTCACATGCGCGGGCTCACCGTGGACCCGGCCTACATCCTCATCACGGCCGGCGCCCGCGACGGCCTCTCCGTGCTCCTGCGCGCCCTCGGCCGCCGGCTGCGCGTGGGCGTGGAATCCCCCGGCTACCCCAGCCTGCGCCGCGTACCTCATGCCCTCGGCCATACGTTGGTGGAAATCCCCACCGGCCCCGAAGGCGTCACCGTTCCCACAGCCGATCTCGACGCCCTCATTGTCACCCCCAGCCACCAATACCCCTACGGTGGCTCGCTGCCCGCAGCCCGGCGCGCCGAACTCGTCGAATGGGCCCGCGCACACGACGCCTTCCTCATCGAGGATGACTTTGATTCCGAACTGCGCTACGTCGGCCAGCCGCTGCCCGCCCTAGCCGCACTCGCCCCGGAACACACCGTGCTGCTGGGCACCTTCTCCTCGGTCATCTCCCCGTCGATTGCCTGCGGCTACCTCGTCGTCCCGCCGCGCCTGCGCCCGGCCGTGGACCGCGTGCGCGAGGTCTTCGGCCAACCCGTCGGCGCCATCCCCCAGGCCGCGCTCGCCCACTACCTTGCCAGCGGCGCTTTACGACGCCACACCGGCCGCATGCGCCGCACCTATAAACGCCGCCGCAACCTAGTGGCCGAAACGCTGGGCGCCATCGATGGCGCCCAGCTCCTGCCCATCCACGGTGGTCTCCACGCGGTACTGCTGTGTGACCCAGCCGTGGTCCCCCGCGCCGCCGCCCGCGGCATCAAGCTCACCCCGCTGCGCGATTATTGGGGCGGCGCCGACGCCGAAGACGGCGTCGTCCTCGGTTTCGGCCACCTTAGCGACACCGAGCTGCGCACGAGCCTCTCCGCGGTCGCGGCCGCCTTACGCGAGTGA
- a CDS encoding O-acetylhomoserine/O-acetylserine sulfhydrylase, whose translation MTTKYDNSNSNWSFATRSVHAGQNLDGHHNARNVPIYQTTSYVFNDAEHAANRFNLSDAGPIYTRLTNPTQDALEERLASLEGGVAAVAFASGQAAETAAILNLASAGDHIVTSPRLYGGTSTLFTVTLKRLGIDVTLVENPDDPQSWQDAVQPNTKAFYGETFGNPVADVLDIPAIAEVAHNNQVPFIVDNTTATAALARPLDLGADIVVVSTTKFYTGNGSAMGGAIIDGGSFDWTVTRNGEPVFPYFITPDEAYHGLKYADLGAPAFALKARAGLLRDTGAAISPFNAWLTLNGIETVGLRVEKHNANAQAVAEYLEGHAKVTKVNYAGLDSSPYKATKEKLGYAYTGSVLSFDIDGGREEAWAFIDALKLHSNLANIGDTRSLAVHPATTTHSQSDEPALAAAGITQSTIRLSVGIEHIDDIIADLDLGFNALA comes from the coding sequence ATGACGACGAAATACGATAACTCCAATTCCAACTGGTCCTTCGCTACCCGCTCCGTACACGCGGGCCAAAACCTCGACGGGCACCACAACGCCCGCAACGTGCCGATTTACCAGACCACTTCCTACGTTTTTAACGACGCCGAGCACGCGGCCAACCGCTTCAACCTTTCCGATGCTGGCCCCATCTACACCCGCCTGACCAACCCCACCCAGGACGCGCTGGAAGAACGCCTCGCCTCCCTCGAGGGCGGCGTCGCGGCCGTTGCCTTCGCCTCCGGCCAGGCCGCCGAAACCGCGGCCATTTTGAACCTCGCCTCGGCCGGCGACCACATCGTGACCTCCCCGCGCCTCTACGGCGGTACCTCAACACTCTTCACCGTCACGCTCAAGCGCCTAGGCATCGACGTCACCCTCGTCGAGAACCCGGATGACCCGCAGTCCTGGCAGGACGCCGTCCAGCCAAATACCAAGGCCTTCTACGGCGAGACCTTCGGCAACCCCGTGGCCGATGTCCTCGATATCCCGGCCATCGCCGAGGTCGCCCACAACAACCAGGTCCCGTTCATCGTGGATAACACCACCGCCACCGCCGCCCTCGCCCGGCCGCTGGACCTCGGCGCGGATATCGTCGTGGTCTCCACCACCAAGTTCTACACCGGCAATGGCTCGGCCATGGGCGGCGCGATTATCGACGGCGGCTCCTTCGACTGGACCGTCACCCGCAACGGCGAGCCCGTCTTCCCCTACTTCATCACTCCAGATGAGGCCTACCACGGCCTGAAATACGCCGATCTCGGCGCCCCAGCCTTCGCGCTCAAGGCCCGCGCCGGCCTGCTGCGCGATACCGGCGCCGCCATCTCCCCCTTCAACGCCTGGCTGACGCTGAACGGAATAGAGACGGTGGGGCTGCGCGTCGAAAAGCACAATGCCAACGCCCAGGCCGTCGCCGAATACCTGGAAGGCCACGCCAAGGTCACCAAGGTCAACTACGCCGGCCTGGATTCTTCGCCGTACAAGGCCACCAAGGAAAAGCTCGGCTATGCCTATACCGGTTCCGTGCTCTCTTTCGATATCGATGGCGGCCGCGAAGAAGCCTGGGCGTTTATCGACGCCCTCAAGCTCCACTCCAACCTCGCCAATATCGGCGATACCCGCTCCCTGGCCGTGCACCCGGCGACCACCACGCACTCGCAGTCCGACGAGCCTGCGCTGGCAGCGGCCGGCATCACCCAG